The genomic window AAGGATGTTTTGGCTTGAGTTCCGGTTGTGTTTAAATATGCCGGACATTTGGATTAACTGGCCCAGTATAACCGAAACCGTCCTCGGTATCGCTGTAGGCAATCGGGACTCATCAACATGCGCTTTGTAAAAGTCATTGGCATCCTGACTCTGGTCTCTCTGATGTCCGCCTGTTCGTTTTTTGGCGGAGACAAGAAAGAAGAACCGGATGTTCCGGAGCAACAGCTCTACTCCGAGGCCCTGGAAGCCCTGGAGGCGCAGAACTACGGTCTTGCGGTCGAAAAACTGCAGCGGCTCGAAGCCCGCTATCCATTTGGGCGCTTCTCCGAGCAGGCCCAGCTGGAACTGATCTTTGCCTACTTCAAGAACTATGAGCCTGAAGCTGCCCGTGCAGCCTCCGATCGTTTCGTGCGCCTGCACCCGAATCACGAAAACATCGACTACGCCTACTACCTCAAGGGGCTGACCTCCTTCGAGGAAGACCGCTCACTGGTATCACGCTACCTGCCGATCGACGAAACCCAGCGTGACCCGGGTGCCGCACTGGAGTCCTTCGAGAGTTTCGCGACCCTCACCTCACGCTACCCCAACAGCCAGTACGCACCCGATGCGCTCAAGCGCATGCAGTATCTGAAAAACCGCCTGGCAGAGTATGAAGTGCATGTGGCGCTGTACTACATGAAGCGCAGCGCCTGGATTGCCGCCGCCAACCGTGGCCGCTACGTGGTAGAAAACCTGCAGGAAACCCCGGCCGTGCCGGAAGCTCTGGGCATTATGGCCGAAGCCTACGAGGAGCTTGGGCTAACCGACCAGGCCGCCAGAGCCGCCGAGGTTCTGCGCAGCAACTTCCCGGACTTCCGCTACACATCCACCAAGGAGCGCGACAAGTCCCTGCTTGAAACCGCCACCTTCGGCCTGCTGGGCAGCACTGACGAAGCGCCCGTCCAGCGCCCCAACTCTGTCGTCGCGACCGAGAAGGCCACAGAATCGACGGAAGACGCCGAACGCTCCTGGTTCAGCATTATGACCTTTGGTGCCTTCGACGACACCGATGAGGAAGACACAGCACCGGCACAGCCCTGAGCCGATAACGGCTGCAACAAAAAAGGCGCCTTGGGCGCCTTTTTTGTTATGGATCTATTGTAAAATAAGCGGTTAGGCCCAGATTCCAATCAAGCGAACGTACACCACGCCGAACGCCTAGTCGCCAGCTTTCCAGCCCGAGGTGATAGGGTAGCGCCGATCACGCCCAAAACCACGCTGGGTAATACGCACGCCAACAGGGGCCTGGCGCCGCTTGTATTCATTGATGTCCACCAGCCGAATCACGCGCTGCACCACTTCAGGCTCAAAGCCCTCGGCAATCAGCGCATGGGCGCTGTAGTCGTGCTCAACATAAAGCTCCAGCAACCGATCCAGTACATCGTAATCCGGCAGGCTGTCCTGATCGGTCTGATCCGGCGCCAGCTCTGCTGAGGGTGGCCTGTCGATCACCCGCTGCGGTATCGCAGGCGAAAGTCCGTTGCGATAGGCGGCAATGCGATACACCAGGGTTTTGGGCACATCCTTAAGTACATCGAAGCCACCGGCCATATCGCCATAGAGGGTCGAATAGCCCACCGCCATCTCGCTCTTGTTGCCCGTGGTGAGCACCAGAACGCCCTTCTTGTTGGAAATGGCCATCAGCACCACACCACGGCAGCGCGCCTGGAGATTTTCCTCGGTGGTATCGGCCGCCAGACCATCAAACTCATCAGCCAGCTGCGCCATAAAGGCGCTATACATGGGCTCAATCGAGATCGAGCTGTAACGCACGCCCAGCATGCGCGCCTGCTCGCTGGCATCTTCCTGACTCATAGACGAGGTATAACGGAACGGCATCATTACCGCCTCCACCCGCTCAGCACCCAGGGCATCCACCGCCACGGCCAGCGTCACGCCTGAGTCGATACCGCCGGAAAGCCCCAGCACCACACCCTTGAAGCCATTCTTGTTGACGTAATCCCGCACCCCCAACACCAGGGCGTCATACACGCTCTGCTCGATCGACGGGAAAGCCACCGAGTTTTCACCCGGAACCGCCAGGCTCTGATCGGCGTCGTTATACTCCGCCACAAAGAAGGTTTCTTCGAAAAAGCGCCCTTGGAATACACGGGTGCCGTCGGCCGCGATCACTTTGGAGCCGCCATCAAAAATCAGCTCATCCTGGCCGCCCACCTGGTTCAGATACAGAATCGGGCAGCCAGCCTGACGCGCCCGCTCGCTCAGCAGCTTGGCGCGCTGCTGCGATTTATCGACATGAAAGGGCGAGGCATTGAGGTTCAGCATCAGGCGCGCACCCTGCTCGCGCACCTGCTCGGCGGGTCCGCTCTTCCACAGGTCCTCACAGATGGTCAGGGCTACCGGTACCCCCTTGAGATCGAATACGCAGGGCTGATCGCCTGCGGTGAAATAGCGCATCTCATCGAACACCTGATAGTTCGGCAGACACTGTTTGGCATATTCGGCGACCAGCTCACCGTTGTAGATCACGCCGGCCATATTGAACAGCACGCCATCACGGTAACGCGGATAACCCACCACCAGGTGAATATCCCGCACCTCTTCCCGCAGACGTGTCAGCGCCGCTTCGATACGGGTCTGGATGCTCGGCCGCAGCAACAGGTCTTCCGGCGGGTAACCCGACAGTGTCAGCTCCGGTAGCAGCACCACATTGGCGTGCTGTCGATCCCGGGCATCCAGGGCAATATCGATTACGCGCTGGGTATTGCCGGGGATATCCCCCACCAAGGTATTGATCTGGGCCATCAGGACCCGAATAGAATTACTCATCGACGATTTGGTCTCGTGTTCCGGATACAGACGCATCCGCTATCAGGATGTTAGTTCAGGGCTCAGCGATCAATCCCGCGCCGACAGGCTATAGGGCGCCGGATCAATGATGGGGCTGCGCTGCAGCAACAGATCCGCCATCAGGCGGGTCGATGCCGGCGCCAGCACCAGGCCGTTACGGTATTGTCCGGCATTCACATGCAAGCCGTCCACGCCCGGCACCGCACCTATATAGGGTATACCTTCAGGTGAGCCCGGGCGCAGCCCCGCCCAGTGATGTTCAACAGGATAGTTTTCCAGCGCCGGCAGAATATCCAGCGCACTGCGGTACAGCGACTCCCGGGCCTCTGTGGTGGTTTTTTTGTCGAAACCAGCCCGCTCCAGCGTACTGCCCACCAGAATGCGGCCATCGCTGCGCGGTATCAGGTAGCGCCCACCCTGCAATACCACACGGTTCACCAAGCCAACCGGCGCCTTGAACAGCATCATCTGCCCTTTCACCGGCTCCACCGGCAGCTCTATACCCAGCTGTGCCAGCAGGGTCGCCGTCCAGGCTCCAGCGGCCAGCACTGTCTGCCCGCCGCGGTACTCACCGCGCTCGGTGCGCACACCGCAGACACGCTCAGACTCCAGCAGCAGAGCGGCATCACCGGCCTGCTCGATCAATTCAACACGGGGGTTCAATTCCAGCGCACGGCGCAGCGACTTGCCCAGGCGGGGGTTACGAATACTGGCCACTTCCGGCATCCAGAGGGCACTCGTATGGCCCGGGCGCAGACTGGATTCCTTGCGATAGAGGAAATCTGCATCGACCTGCTGCATCGGGCGCTGATAACGCTGCGCCCAAGCCAGGGCCTCGGCAGCATCATCCACCGCCACCATAAACATGCCCTTCTGGCGCAGCTCCGGATCTATACCGGTTTCCTCCAGCAGATCCTGGGCCAGATGCACGTAACTGCCCTGAGACCAGGTCGCCAACTGCGTTACCGGTTCCTGGTAACGCCAGGGATACAAGGGTGAAACAATTCCGCCACCGGCCCAGGTGGACTCGCGCCCGCAAACACCGCGCTCAACCAGGGTCACCGAAGCACCGGCCTGGGCCAGCTCACGTGCCGTGAGCATACCCATAACGCCACCGCCGAGAATCAAAAAATCCGCCATGCTGCTACTTCCAGTTCACTGTAAAAAGCAGCACGTATTGTGAAGGGTTAAAGATGAGGATACCAGTGCAGCCGAGCCTCGCCTTGATACCCCAGCGCTATTGCTTGCAAGATTCCAATGAACAAAAACCAAAAACGTCCGAAGCACGGACGCTTTTGATGCAGGCTGATAATTGGCTGGCTGATCAGGGAATCGTAATCAAAATATCAAAGCCCGAGCCAGGTTCAGTTGCAGACAGATTGTAAGGTGAAGAAGCAGTATCCGTACTCCCTACTTTTTTAAAGGTATAACCGGTGTAACTGAACGTGACATTTCCAACCCACCCGGTAGGTACCAGACAGTCCCAAGTCCAAGTATTCCCCTGTTTGGTTTTGGTACAAGCCGTACCATTGGCCGTAATATTAAGACTTGCATAGGCTGGAATGTTCTGACCATTGCAAACGCCCCCCCCCGATCGAATACAGGAGAAAGTACCTGAAATATGACCAGCTCCGACAACCGTCACCGTAATACCGCCTGTGCGCTGATTAGCCGCTGTATCGTAAAGCCCATCGGTTGCAAGCGTAACATTGGCTGCATTGCGATGACCAATCACGCCTGTATTAGTGACAAGGGAGGCTGCTGCCACACTAGTCGTGCCCGCCGCCATGGCGGAAACAAGCCCACGATTGTAACTGCCATAATAATCGAGGGCTGGATCCACGACTGTGACAACACCCTCGTTCGCAACAGTCGCTGCAGTCGTATTCGTACTTGACCAGTTAGACAACAACACAGAGTTAATTTCATAGAATGGCACTAGGCTCAACCAAGCCCCAGACGCAGCCCTGATGTTTTGAATAGCTGCCACCGCTCCGGACGTCAACGGGTCGACATAAATCGACCGTGACAAGAGCTGGGTTGTTGAACCCTGCGTCACTGTACCCATTGCTCCACTAACAAGATCCCGGCCTGTCGGCTTGGTCACGGATACCGGCGTACTAAAGTCACCACTGGTCAGCAGCTGATCAAGATAATTAGTGACATAAGTTTTGTACTTCGTATTCCCCGTGGCGCCCGATGCCAGATAGTTGTAAGGCATCACGGTAATATCGTGTAATTTCCAGTCCTGCATCAGGCGATAGATACCATCAACGCGTTTAAATCGGCAGGTTTCACGATAAATAGGATTAGCTAAAGTAGCCAAACTAAAAATTTTAGTTGAATCATCATAATTATAATGATAGTGATCTTTAGTCAAAGGGTCAAAATAACTGCTATTACGTGGCCAATACCAACGGTAGCTGTTATCCGTACCGCCATCATTGTCGTGATGATCGCGACAGCAACGGGTACAGAGGTCCGGCTGATCATTAGTCCCACCGCTGTTATAAACAGCACCGATATTTTTAGTAACGCCCGTGTAAGAATAATCTGTCTCGAGTGACTTCGTAGTAGCGTTGTATACCGTTTTTGCCGGCGGCAACCCTGATCCTGTACCAGCAAGTTCACATACACAATTTAGGGTAGCAAAATCTTCAGTTATCGCCCTATATTGCGCGTCATAGGTCACTACCTCAAACTTTACAACGTTACTGGTACCTTTCTGTGAGACGTCAGGTAAGGGTTTACTGGTTTCTTTCTTCGTTCCATCACCCAAGTCAATCGCAATAATATCCGGCGCCAAACCAGGCGTGTAACTCACTTGAGCTGACGAGCCTCCAAGCCCAGAAATATCGATAAATTTTGAAATTTGAGGATTGATGGCACCTATGATGGAGGATAAAGATACACTTTCCGCAGTACCACTCCCCCAACTTACATTCAGGGTTACGTTTTTGAAATCAGCATTCGCCATGGATGCTGCGGCGCCGGACGCATTATAGGGCGTGACTGTCCAGGCAAGATCATAGGTGTAACTGGTTGAACCCGCGGTAACCGTTTCAGTCCCTGCGCCATTGTCAATCGCATCAAAGCTCGCCAAGCTAGTGCTGGTTGTTGCAATTGAATCAAAGCCACGCAGTTCCTCGAGTTTCTTTTCCGCCACAGCCGTCGCCATGGCGCGCTGCTGCGAGTCCGATGCGGTACTCAGGAAAACGCCCTGCAGCTGCAAAATTGCTACGATACCGATCACCGCGACTATAAGCGAAATTAGCACTTCGATCAGTGTAAAACCCTGAAGATACCGCCGACGGGGGTAACCTGTTGATGCCTTCATGACCCGCTCCTATTTGGTATCGGTCCAGCTACCAGGGTAGCGCGCCAGTTCGTAAAAGGGATCATCACCCCCCGAAATTTTTTCCAGCAGTTTCTCCGCATACACCAAGGTATAGTTACCCGTAGGACTCGTAACTGTATTTGTAGTGAGTACTACGCCATAGACTACGGCGCCGCCCCTAATTTCAAGTGCGTTAGATTCGGCATTGGGTGGATTACTATATTTATCTGAGAAACCTAAGGCGATACCATAAAATACAGAATTCGCACTCATGGTTAGATCACCATGCACAAACAGGATAAAAGGTGAATCATAACTGCCCACTTCAGTGCCGGCAGGTATCGTACAATTACCTTCAACCCATATCAGTGGCAGCCGGGTGGCGACACCACCAGAATAAAACTGATCTCCGGAAGTGGGCCCCAGGCTAGTACAGTTAGCCAACTTGACCTTGGCAATGGCTTCCATAAGCTCTTCCCAGTCGTCGGTTCCGCTAGAGTCACTGTCACCCGGGTGTACTCCGAAAAGATTCTGAAATACATTGGGAATACCGGCTGTATTCACGACGATATCCGGACAGGCATCGGCATCAGAGACATCCTGTGCCTTGCAGATCGGGTTGATTGCCTGGGAGCACTTGCAAGTATTACACAGCACAAACCCATCAGTTTGCGGCGACTTTACCTTGTCTGCATTCTGGTCTTCATACAGCCACTCATCAACATTGCAGGTTTGCCAACTCGCCCCCCCCGTTTTGGTACCCCCTTCGACCCACCCTGAGACGGGGACCCCCGTCCCTCCCCCGTTTGGGTTAGTGATAATCGATAACGATCCAGTGGGAGGAAAGTTACCGTTGGCCATCAGCGGCGGCAATTCGCCGACATCAAGAATAGGTACACGGGCGAATTTTTCCTCGACCCGGGCCAAGCCAGTGGTATCGACCGACTCACCTACCGCATTCAGTACCACCGAGTTTGTGCCCGTCACCGCGGACACCGAGACGCTGGCGCCAGGCCCCAAAAAGGGCATTTCCAGACTATCACCTGCCCAGCTGGCATCCTTCAGGTAGTTCACAGCGCCAAAATCCAGCCCGCCCTGGGCGGCATGAAACGCCTCTTTGGCACGGTTCGTATTGGCTGAGGTCTTGAGCTCGAACATGCCGATTTTGGCGCTGACCGCCGCGATCACGGTCAGCAGTGCCAAGATGATAATGGTGACAAACAGCGTCGCCGCACCCGTTTGACGCCCTTTCATAGCTTCCTCCCGGCTCCCGATCTGGGAACTAAAGATCGGCGCGGATGCGCACCTGATCCGTAATCGTTGTTTTGATTCTGGCATCGCTGAGGGATTCAGCGGTCAGGGTAATGGTCAGATTGCGTACCGTCGCCGCAGCAAAGGATGCCGGAGTCGGATCCGGCGTAAACGCAAGCGCCGTCACCTTTATCGCCTGCTCGTCGGTCAGGTTATCCCAAGTACCCATGTTGCAGTCAGCGGGGGTGGTAAACGTATTGGCCCAGAGCACCTCAACGGCATCGGTCACCGTATCGAGTCGATAACCGATCAGCTTGGTGGCCGTACTGGCACCGGCGTTATCGGTGTCGTACCCCAGGATCACGCACTGGCCGCTGTCGCCCGCGGTTGTCGTATTCAAAAATGTTCCGGAACCCGCCGCCGCATAAACAGCGGCCGGGGCGCCAGCATCGGTTATGGATGCATAAGGGTTACTGGCCGCCAGGGCTCCGTTCCAATAACCTGCTCTACGTATATCCCGCACCATCAGATCCATCACGGTGCGCAGTTCCTGGTTCAGCCTGATAGTGGTCACAGCCTGTTTGGTACTGCCCACCGTCATGCTGAACATGCCGATCACGATGGCTGAAACCAGTAAGCCCAATACCATAGCGATCATCAGTTCGACCAGTGAGATACCGCGCTGGCGCACTAGCATGGTTTGTAACCTGCATAACCTGTCGGTGAGCAGAGCCGAACACGTCCTATGAAATAGGTCGTCACCCGCACTTGTTCTGCCGCATCGCCCGTGAAGCTGATATTGCCATTCGGAGAGAGAGTGCCACGAGTAGGATCAAAGCTTACGGCCATATTGGCGGGACTAGTCACCATCGATACGCCTGGGAAACGTTCATCCGTCACTATATATTGCTGGCCGTTCACACTGCAGCTGGCTTGACTGGCGACACTGCCGTTGCAGTCACAGGCCGCAAACGGGGCCGTATCGGTGATACCGTAACACCAGCCAGCCGTATTATTGAAATTCACCGCCACGTCCACATTACGCTTGATGGATTCAGCCCGCGCGTACTGCAAGTCGGCATAGAGAGCCTGGGCCGCACCGGTTACGCGGTGGCGGTCAAAGACAGAATTGAATGACGGAATACCCAAGGCTACAAAGACAGCGAGCACCACCAGAACCACGAGCAGCTCAATCAGAGTCACGCCCGCCAGATGATGCCTGAATTGCACAGTACGCATTCCTGAATTCTCACGCGCCATAGCTTGATAGATTCCTTCTGCTAGAGTGGTAGCATACTGCATGGTTAAGGATAGCAACTCGAGGGAAGTATAGTGAAGTATTCGGCACGCGGCTTTACCCTGATTGAGCTGATGATTGTTATGGTCGTTATTGGCATCATCGCGATGTTTGCCTACCCGGCGTACCTGGATCAGGTGCGCAAGAGCCGCCGGGCCGAAGCGCAAAAAGTGCTTATGGCTGGCCAGATTGGTGAAGAGCGCTACCGCTCATACTTCAACACCTATGGCAACGCTACCAGCCTTGCCACCGAGAACCTGAATATGGGTACAGCAGACTTTTTCACCTTCGACATTGCTGTATCGCTGGCGTCGGCAGCCACACACTACACCCTCACAGCCACTGCCACTGGCGACCAAACCAAGGACTCAAACTGTGCCGTAATGACACTGGATCAAAGCAATGTCATGTCGCCTGCTGCCTGCTGGAAACGCTAGCTGGCCGCTACACCACTACTAGGCGCATTGGTGCCCAGATAAACACCCCGCTCTCGCGCGTCCCTGCGCCCGCGGGATACCGTTCCTCCTGAACATAAAAAAACGCTGCATCAGCAGCGTTTTTTTTGTGGGCTCAGGCGACCTGCAATATCTTCACATCGAACAGCAGTGTCTTGCCCGCCAGCGGGTGGTTGAAATCAATATGCACCACCTGGTCATCGAATGACTTGACCACCCCCGGCAGGTCACCGCCGGGCTCCTTAAAGCTGACAACCAGCCCGGGTTCGAGCTCCATATCCTTGAATTGCGCCCGCGGCAGACGCTGTACGTTGGCGGGGCTCGGCATGCCGAAGGCCTTTTCCGGCACTATGGTGAAGGTCGATTCGGTGCCCTCGGCCAGCCCCATCAGCGGCTCCTCAAAGCCCGGCAGCAGGTTGCCGTCGCCCACGGTAAAGGTCGCAGGCTTGCTCTCGAAGTTGGAATCAACCAACTGGCCATCTTCCAGTTTGATGGCGAAATGCAGGGTCACGGTCGTACCGGGCCCGATTGTCTTGTCACTCATGCAAGGCTCTCATTTAGTTCCGGGAGCGGCTCTTCTCGAAGAACAGCGTATCGATAATCAGCAGCACGGCGCCCAGGGTAATGGCGCTGTCGGCCAGATTGAAAGCGGGGAAGTAGTAACCGGCGTAATGCAGCGAGATAAAGTCCACTACATGGCCCAGCACTACCCGATCATAGAGGTTGCCCAGGGCACCACCCAGCAGCAGCGCCAGGCCCATGCCAAGCCACCAGTGCACCCGGGAGGTGCGCTTTAGCCAGACGACCAGCGCCACGCTCACCACCAGTGCGACCAGTGCAAAGAACCAGCGCTGCCAGCCACCGGCATCCGCCAGAAAGCTGAAGGCGGCACCGCGGTTGTAGAGCAGCGTGAGGTCGAACACCGATATCACCGGATTGGGGATGCCGTAGTCCAGTGTCGTCTCGGCGAGCCATTTACTGCCCTGATCCAGGGCTGCAACGAGCACCGACAACCAGAGCCAGACCAGCGAAGAGCCCGGCAGTGCCGGCTCTTCTATACGCTGTGAACTGCGTTTCATGGTCATCAGGCGTAGTGGCGGGTTTCGCCAGCACCATCGACGTTATCGACGCAGCGCTCGCACAGCTGCGGATGTGCCGCATGACCGCCAATATCTTCGCGGTGATGCCAGCAGCGGCCGCACTTGGCGTGGGCCGAAACACCAATCGCCACTTTCAGTCCCTTGATCTCGGTGGCGCGGGCATCGGTGCCTTCAGACAAGGGTGCCAGCGCGGCCTTGGAGGTAATGAGCACAAAGCGCAGCTCATCGCCCAAGCGCGCCAGATCCGCCTGCAGGCTTTCATCGGCGTAGAGAGTGACTTCCGCCGCCAGAGAGGCCTTCACCAACTTCTCGTTACGGGCATCTTCCAGGCACTTGTTAACGGCATTCTTGACGCCCAGCACCCGGCTCCAGAAATCCGCCCCAAAGGCATCATCGGCCGGCAGGGTAAAGAGGCCCTGGTACCAGGTGGTCAGGAAGACACTGTCTTCGCGCTCGCCCGGCAGCACTTCGTGAATCTCTTCAGCGGTAAAACTCAGGATAGGTGCGATCCAGCGCGTCAGGGCTTCGGCGATATGATAGAGCGCAGTCTGGCAGGAACGCCGCGCCAGACTGTCGGCCTGGGTGGTGTACTGGCGATCCTTGATGATATCGAGGTAAAAGCCACCCAGCTCCTGGGCGCAGAAGTGATGCACCTGCTGATAGACATCCAGGAAGCGGTAGCTGTCGTAAGCCGCCGTGATCTTCTGCTGCAGACGGTAGGCCGCGTCCACAGCCCAGCGGTCCAGTGCCAGCATGTCTTCGGGCGCCACGCTGTCACGGGCCGGCTCAAAGCCATTCAGGTTAGCCAGCAGGAAACGAGCGGTATTGCGAATGCGACGATAGGCATCGGAGGTACGCTGCAAAATCTGCTTGGACACAGCCATTTCGCCGGAGTAATCCGTAGCCGAGACCCACAGGCGCAGAATGTCGGCACCCAAAGTATCGGTGACTTCCTGCGGTGCAATCACGTTGCCCAGGGACTTGGACATCTTGTAGCCCTTTTCGTCTACCGTGAAGCCATGGGTCAGCACCTGCTTGTAGGGTGCACAGCCATTGATGGCGATAGAGGTTTTCAGGGACGACTGGAACCAGCCACGGTGCTGATCCGAGCCTTCGAGGTACAGGTCGGCCGGGAAACGCAGCTCGCTGCGCTCACGCAGCACTGCCTGGTGCGTTACGCCTGAGTCGAACCAGACATCCAGCGTATCGGTGACCTTGTCGTACTGATCGGCATCAGCGCCCAGCAGGCTAGCCGCATCCAGTTCGAACCAGGCATCGATACCGCCCTGATCGATGGCCGTGGCGATCTGTTCGATCAGACCCGAGGTATTGGGGTGTAGCTCACCGGTCTGTTTGTGGGTAAAGACGGTGATAGGCACGCCCCAGGTACGCTGGCGCGAGACACACCAGTCCGGGCTCTGCTCGACCATGGCCTCGATGCGGTTCTGGCCCCACTCGGGGAACCAGCTCACACCCTTGATGGCTTCGAGTGCCTGAGTCTTGAGCCCCTTCTCGTCCATGGAAATGAACCACTGCGGCGTGGCGCGGTAGATCAGCGGCGTCTTGGTGCGCCAGCAATGCGGGTAGCTGTGCTCAAAGCGTTTCAGATGTACCAGCTTGCCTTCACGCTCCAGCGCTTCGACCACGGGACCATCCGCCTTGTAGACGTGAATACCGGCAAACTCGCCGGTGGCATCGGTGTAGGTGCCGTTGGCCTGCACGCGATTGAGCGTGCCCAGGCCATACTGCTGGCCAACCACAAAGTCTTCCACGCCGTGATCGGGCGCGGTATGTACGGCGCCGGTACCGGCATCAGTGGTGACATGATCACCCAGAATCACTGGCACTTGCTTGTCGTAGAACGGGTGCGCCAGCGCCATGTGCTCCAGCGCAGTACCGCTGCAGGTTCCCAGTACTGTGTAGGGCTCGATACCCCAGCGCGCCATCACCTCGTCAACCATGTCAGCGGCAACTACAACGCGCTCGGCACCCTGATTGATATCCACCTGCACCAGGGCGTAATCCAGCTCGGCGTTCAGCGACACCGCCTGGTTGGCGGGAATGGTCCAGGG from Marinobacterium aestuarii includes these protein-coding regions:
- the ileS gene encoding isoleucine--tRNA ligase codes for the protein MTDYKATLNLPDSAFPMRGNLPQREPARLARWAEIDLYAKLREAGKGREQFILHDGPPYANGNIHIGHAVNKVIKDMIVKAKTLSGFDAPYVPGWDCHGLPIEHKVETLIGRAGDKVPYSEFRQKCREYAAEQVAGQKADFIRLGVVGDWENPYLTMNFDTEANIVRALGKIIENGHLVKGYKPVYWSVVGQSALAEAEVEYQNKTSTAIDIRFTFADQAAANAQFGNPAGEGPLSVVIWTTTPWTIPANQAVSLNAELDYALVQVDINQGAERVVVAADMVDEVMARWGIEPYTVLGTCSGTALEHMALAHPFYDKQVPVILGDHVTTDAGTGAVHTAPDHGVEDFVVGQQYGLGTLNRVQANGTYTDATGEFAGIHVYKADGPVVEALEREGKLVHLKRFEHSYPHCWRTKTPLIYRATPQWFISMDEKGLKTQALEAIKGVSWFPEWGQNRIEAMVEQSPDWCVSRQRTWGVPITVFTHKQTGELHPNTSGLIEQIATAIDQGGIDAWFELDAASLLGADADQYDKVTDTLDVWFDSGVTHQAVLRERSELRFPADLYLEGSDQHRGWFQSSLKTSIAINGCAPYKQVLTHGFTVDEKGYKMSKSLGNVIAPQEVTDTLGADILRLWVSATDYSGEMAVSKQILQRTSDAYRRIRNTARFLLANLNGFEPARDSVAPEDMLALDRWAVDAAYRLQQKITAAYDSYRFLDVYQQVHHFCAQELGGFYLDIIKDRQYTTQADSLARRSCQTALYHIAEALTRWIAPILSFTAEEIHEVLPGEREDSVFLTTWYQGLFTLPADDAFGADFWSRVLGVKNAVNKCLEDARNEKLVKASLAAEVTLYADESLQADLARLGDELRFVLITSKAALAPLSEGTDARATEIKGLKVAIGVSAHAKCGRCWHHREDIGGHAAHPQLCERCVDNVDGAGETRHYA